The following proteins are encoded in a genomic region of Stegostoma tigrinum isolate sSteTig4 chromosome 10, sSteTig4.hap1, whole genome shotgun sequence:
- the plek2 gene encoding pleckstrin-2 isoform X2 yields MDYENRPLVIKLKAKNSVEHFLEASSREQRDSWAVDIQKMIRASNPEGQEQLNGSNMAFELPANICLSHLIIDMQESNSGIKEMTNGEYGNTYKLCFTGSTVIDWMVSRHVVNSRSDGVTLATLLIEDDLIKPVGNKSTKAIYNVAGTEQFLDDSTALYCFAKNERKTESVNDKIEIPHMELSGKIVKQGFLMKQGHKRKNWKVRKFVLRADPSHLHYYDPCKERNDQPVGGFSLRGCLVSALEDNGIPPGIKGNVQGNLFKIITTDDVHYYIQAGSRAERSEWIQAIKQVT; encoded by the exons ATGGATTATGAAAACAGGCCG CTGGTGATTAAATTGAAGGCAAAGAATTCTGTTGAGCATTTCCTCGAAGCTTCTTCCCGTGAGCAGCGAGATTCTTGGGCTGTGGACATTCAAAAAATGATCAGAGCTTCAAATCCAGAGGGTCAAGAGCAATTGAATGGTTCAAACATGGCCTTTGAACTACCAGCAAACATTTGCCTCAG TCACTTAATTATTGACATGCAAGAATCCAACAGTGGGATCAAAGAGATGACAAATGGTGAATATGGGAATACCTACAAACTTTGTTTCACAG GCTCTACAGTAATTGACTGGATGGTGTCCAGGCATGTTGTCAATTCCCGTTCAGATGGTGTAACTTTAGCAACCCTTCTAATTGAAGATGACCTCATTAAACCAGTCGGAAATAAAAGTACAAAAGCTATTTATAATGTTGCTGGCACAGAGCAGTTTCTCGACGATTCAACCGCACTTTATTGTTTT GCAAAAAATGAGAGGAAGACCGAAAGTGTCAATGATAAGATTGAAATACCTCACATGGAACTGAGTGGCAAGATTGTGAAACAAGGGTTTTTGATGAAACAG GGACACAAAAGGAAGAATTGGAAagtgagaaaatttgttttgAGGGCAGACCCTTCACACCTACATTACTACGATCCCTGCAAG GAAAGAAATGATCAGCCGGTTGGTGGATTTTCACTTCGTGGCTGCTTGGTGTCTGCTTTGGAGGACAATGGAATCCCACCAG GAATAAAGGGAAATGTTCAGGGTAATCTCTTCAAGATTATAACCACAGATGATGTGCATTATTACATTCAAGCTGGTTCCCGTGCTGAGAGGTCAGAGTGGATCCAGGCGATCAAACAGGTGACATAG
- the plek2 gene encoding pleckstrin-2 isoform X1: MQGETAISREGFLVKRGHIVHNWKVRWFVLSKDQLLYYKIEGGKKESRPRRIISLEGCTVHCPCMDYENRPLVIKLKAKNSVEHFLEASSREQRDSWAVDIQKMIRASNPEGQEQLNGSNMAFELPANICLSHLIIDMQESNSGIKEMTNGEYGNTYKLCFTGSTVIDWMVSRHVVNSRSDGVTLATLLIEDDLIKPVGNKSTKAIYNVAGTEQFLDDSTALYCFAKNERKTESVNDKIEIPHMELSGKIVKQGFLMKQGHKRKNWKVRKFVLRADPSHLHYYDPCKERNDQPVGGFSLRGCLVSALEDNGIPPGIKGNVQGNLFKIITTDDVHYYIQAGSRAERSEWIQAIKQVT, translated from the exons ATGCAGGGAGAAACAGCCATATCAAGGGAGGGATTTTTGGTCAAAAGG GGGCACATTGTTCATAACTGGAAGGTGAGATGGTTTGTACTGTCCAAGGACCAGCTTCTCTACTATAAAATAGAAGGAGGAAAGAAGGAGTCTCGTCCCAGACGCATTATTTCTCTGGAAGGATGTACTGTCCACTGTCCCTGTATGGATTATGAAAACAGGCCG CTGGTGATTAAATTGAAGGCAAAGAATTCTGTTGAGCATTTCCTCGAAGCTTCTTCCCGTGAGCAGCGAGATTCTTGGGCTGTGGACATTCAAAAAATGATCAGAGCTTCAAATCCAGAGGGTCAAGAGCAATTGAATGGTTCAAACATGGCCTTTGAACTACCAGCAAACATTTGCCTCAG TCACTTAATTATTGACATGCAAGAATCCAACAGTGGGATCAAAGAGATGACAAATGGTGAATATGGGAATACCTACAAACTTTGTTTCACAG GCTCTACAGTAATTGACTGGATGGTGTCCAGGCATGTTGTCAATTCCCGTTCAGATGGTGTAACTTTAGCAACCCTTCTAATTGAAGATGACCTCATTAAACCAGTCGGAAATAAAAGTACAAAAGCTATTTATAATGTTGCTGGCACAGAGCAGTTTCTCGACGATTCAACCGCACTTTATTGTTTT GCAAAAAATGAGAGGAAGACCGAAAGTGTCAATGATAAGATTGAAATACCTCACATGGAACTGAGTGGCAAGATTGTGAAACAAGGGTTTTTGATGAAACAG GGACACAAAAGGAAGAATTGGAAagtgagaaaatttgttttgAGGGCAGACCCTTCACACCTACATTACTACGATCCCTGCAAG GAAAGAAATGATCAGCCGGTTGGTGGATTTTCACTTCGTGGCTGCTTGGTGTCTGCTTTGGAGGACAATGGAATCCCACCAG GAATAAAGGGAAATGTTCAGGGTAATCTCTTCAAGATTATAACCACAGATGATGTGCATTATTACATTCAAGCTGGTTCCCGTGCTGAGAGGTCAGAGTGGATCCAGGCGATCAAACAGGTGACATAG